A genomic window from Bacillota bacterium includes:
- a CDS encoding glycogen debranching protein, with amino-acid sequence MEFTFGKSELNPEIGPTKEWLLTNGLGGFASSTIIGLNTRRYHGLLIASLRPPVDRRLLVAKLDEDLYVEDKKFVLGTNQVHGGYAQEGYRHLQRFQRNPFPTYTYQIGDIFIIKKIFMIYGQNTTVVNYKIINEHGKRVALKIFPLVNCRDYHGTVFENDWPFRQEVRDFQVKIEPFPGAPSFYLASDQARYVRESSWYKGMYYAVEEYRGLPCLEDHYIPGYFVIHTQSSEDFSVVLSTEEVFSFNYAALEAGERERLESLLDVAGYQDEFAQQLVLAADAFLVRRKTTGKRTIIAGYPWFSDWGRDAMIALPGLTLCTKRFQEAREILATFAAYEKDGLIPNMFPDAGEEPLYNTVDAPLWYFFAVQKFLAYTADYGFIREQIFPTLKKIIESYRAGTKFGIKMDRDGLIAAKCPGVQLTWMDAKVGDWVVTPREGKPVEVNALWYNALRFMGQLAAVFGERDEYSELAEKVRASFRSSFWNEVERCLYDVIDGEIKDARIRPNQVIAVSLPFSPLTRAEARAVVSRVWEELYAVYGLRSLSPYDPEFKGRYGGGQVERDAAYHQGTVWSWFLGHFITAYRKVHDYSPESLEVARLFLAPIKDHLRDHGIGTVSEIFDGSPPFTPRGCFAQAWGVAEVLRCYLEDLQ; translated from the coding sequence ATGGAGTTTACCTTTGGCAAGAGTGAGCTTAACCCCGAAATCGGACCCACAAAGGAATGGCTGCTGACTAACGGTCTCGGGGGTTTTGCTTCTTCCACCATTATCGGACTCAATACACGCCGCTACCACGGACTCCTCATTGCATCCTTAAGGCCGCCGGTGGACCGGCGCCTGCTTGTTGCGAAGCTGGATGAAGATTTATATGTCGAAGATAAAAAGTTTGTTCTGGGCACGAATCAGGTCCATGGTGGCTACGCCCAGGAGGGGTACAGGCACCTCCAGCGCTTCCAGCGCAATCCCTTCCCCACCTATACGTACCAGATTGGAGATATCTTCATCATTAAAAAAATTTTCATGATTTACGGCCAGAATACAACGGTAGTTAATTATAAAATTATTAACGAACACGGGAAGAGGGTTGCTTTAAAAATTTTCCCGCTCGTCAACTGCCGGGACTACCACGGTACGGTCTTTGAAAACGATTGGCCCTTTCGCCAGGAAGTGAGGGATTTCCAGGTTAAAATCGAACCCTTCCCTGGGGCGCCCTCCTTTTATCTGGCCAGCGATCAGGCTCGTTATGTCAGGGAAAGTTCCTGGTACAAGGGGATGTATTACGCCGTCGAGGAGTACCGCGGTCTTCCCTGTCTTGAGGACCACTACATTCCGGGTTATTTCGTAATTCATACTCAATCTTCCGAGGACTTCTCAGTGGTTCTTTCTACAGAGGAGGTGTTTTCTTTTAATTACGCCGCTCTGGAAGCCGGGGAAAGGGAGCGCCTGGAGTCTCTTCTGGATGTCGCGGGGTACCAGGATGAATTTGCCCAGCAGCTGGTTCTTGCAGCCGATGCCTTTCTTGTCAGGAGAAAGACCACAGGAAAGCGGACCATTATTGCCGGATACCCCTGGTTCAGCGACTGGGGGCGGGATGCCATGATTGCCCTGCCCGGCCTGACTTTATGCACAAAGCGCTTTCAAGAAGCGCGGGAAATTCTTGCAACATTTGCGGCCTACGAGAAGGATGGGCTCATCCCCAATATGTTTCCCGATGCGGGGGAAGAGCCTTTATACAACACCGTAGATGCTCCTTTATGGTACTTCTTTGCGGTTCAAAAGTTTCTCGCCTATACCGCGGACTACGGATTTATCAGAGAGCAAATCTTTCCCACACTGAAAAAAATCATAGAAAGCTACCGTGCGGGAACAAAATTCGGGATCAAGATGGACCGGGACGGCTTGATTGCGGCGAAATGCCCCGGTGTGCAGCTTACCTGGATGGACGCCAAGGTTGGGGACTGGGTGGTGACGCCCAGGGAAGGAAAACCCGTTGAGGTGAATGCCCTCTGGTATAACGCGCTCCGCTTTATGGGACAGCTCGCAGCAGTTTTTGGTGAACGGGATGAATACAGTGAACTGGCGGAAAAGGTCCGCGCGAGTTTCCGGAGCAGTTTTTGGAATGAGGTTGAACGCTGCCTTTATGATGTCATCGACGGGGAAATAAAAGATGCCCGGATCCGCCCCAATCAGGTGATTGCCGTAAGCCTTCCTTTCAGTCCTCTCACGCGTGCCGAGGCCCGGGCAGTGGTCTCACGAGTTTGGGAGGAGTTGTATGCCGTTTACGGGCTGCGCAGCCTCTCTCCGTATGATCCCGAGTTTAAAGGCCGCTACGGGGGAGGCCAGGTCGAGCGGGATGCGGCTTACCATCAGGGCACGGTCTGGAGCTGGTTTCTCGGGCATTTTATCACCGCTTACCGGAAGGTTCATGACTATTCTCCCGAAAGCCTCGAGGTTGCTCGCTTGTTTCTGGCACCCATTAAGGATCACCTCCGGGACCACGGGATTGGAACGGTTTCCGAGATCTTTGACGGTTCTCCGCCTTTCACCCCGCGAGGCTGTTTTGCTCAGGCCTGGGGGGTGGCGGAAGTGCTGAGGTGTTATCTTGAGGATTTGCAGTAA
- a CDS encoding cysteine hydrolase: MAEKAFVVIDMLNDFVQEQGALYVGEAGRRIIPVIARELAKAREEGWPVIYVCDQHREGDAEFEMFPPHCLAGSEGGKVCAELAPQAGDLVVPKRRYSGFYGTDLDLYLRERKIEELVLVGVCTNICVLYTAAEARMRNYKVTVLKEGVASFDEKAHHFALQEMERTLGVRVI; this comes from the coding sequence ATGGCGGAAAAGGCTTTTGTAGTTATTGATATGCTCAACGATTTTGTGCAGGAGCAGGGGGCCCTGTACGTAGGCGAGGCGGGGCGCCGGATTATCCCTGTGATCGCGCGGGAACTGGCGAAGGCGCGGGAGGAGGGGTGGCCGGTGATTTATGTCTGCGACCAGCACCGGGAGGGGGATGCCGAGTTTGAAATGTTTCCTCCCCACTGCCTTGCCGGTTCTGAAGGCGGCAAGGTCTGCGCTGAGCTTGCGCCCCAGGCGGGGGACCTGGTGGTTCCCAAGCGCAGGTACAGCGGTTTTTATGGGACTGATTTAGACCTTTATCTGCGGGAAAGGAAAATCGAAGAGCTGGTTCTGGTTGGGGTTTGTACGAACATTTGCGTTTTATATACTGCTGCCGAGGCGCGGATGCGGAACTACAAAGTAACCGTTCTTAAAGAAGGTGTTGCATCCTTCGATGAAAAGGCCCACCATTTTGCCTTACAAGAAATGGAGAGAACCCTCGGGGTAAGGGTTATTTAA
- a CDS encoding DUF3842 family protein produces the protein MKIAVIDGQGGGIGKHITEKIRREFGAEVEIIALGTNSAATTLMLRAGANEGATGENAVVQTVSEVDVIVGSLSILVAHAMLGEVTPRMAEAIGQSKALKILLPIGRNRVEIIGVKQEPLPHYVEQLVQHLKSIKEARQDV, from the coding sequence ATGAAAATTGCCGTAATTGACGGTCAGGGGGGCGGGATTGGAAAACACATTACCGAAAAAATCAGGAGGGAATTCGGGGCGGAGGTAGAAATAATAGCACTGGGGACAAACAGCGCCGCTACCACTTTGATGCTGAGGGCCGGTGCAAACGAGGGTGCAACCGGGGAAAACGCCGTCGTCCAGACCGTCTCTGAAGTCGATGTTATTGTAGGGTCTCTTTCCATTCTTGTTGCCCACGCCATGCTGGGAGAAGTGACGCCGCGCATGGCTGAAGCGATCGGGCAAAGCAAGGCATTGAAGATTTTGCTGCCAATCGGGAGAAACCGGGTTGAAATCATCGGTGTCAAGCAGGAACCGCTGCCGCATTATGTGGAGCAACTGGTTCAGCATCTCAAGAGTATCAAGGAGGCCAGGCAAGATGTGTGA
- a CDS encoding CooT family nickel-binding protein: MCEANAYVLKNGQEELVFERVDRVLPHERGLLLQDIFGRQLILEARIKELALVDHKIILERIEK, translated from the coding sequence ATGTGTGAAGCGAATGCCTATGTTTTGAAAAATGGTCAGGAGGAACTGGTATTTGAGAGGGTTGACCGTGTTTTACCGCACGAAAGGGGGCTTCTGCTGCAGGACATTTTCGGCCGCCAGCTGATTCTCGAAGCGCGGATCAAGGAGCTTGCTCTGGTAGATCACAAGATTATTTTGGAAAGGATTGAGAAATAG
- the tatA gene encoding twin-arginine translocase TatA/TatE family subunit — protein sequence MPSVGPWEIIAILAIVLIIFGPGKLPEVGKSLGKTIREFRKATTEVKDNQEEVIKEPQTSPNPNK from the coding sequence CTGCCGAGTGTCGGGCCGTGGGAAATTATTGCGATTCTTGCGATTGTGCTGATCATCTTTGGACCCGGCAAGCTGCCGGAGGTGGGGAAATCCCTGGGGAAGACGATCAGAGAGTTTCGCAAGGCTACAACAGAGGTAAAAGACAACCAGGAGGAGGTTATCAAGGAGCCGCAAACCAGCCCAAATCCGAACAAGTAG
- a CDS encoding 4Fe-4S dicluster domain-containing protein encodes MVVEKKVLRFSSAIVDQPIIYRLVKDYDLVINILKADINPHKEGYVVLELSGDSENYNRGLEYLRNLGVEIEPLSGTIAWNPERCLQCGACTSFCPTGALYLTRPEMEVHFDGSRCIVCESCLDVCMARAVEVRF; translated from the coding sequence TTGGTTGTCGAAAAAAAAGTGCTGCGGTTTTCTTCGGCGATTGTGGACCAGCCGATCATCTACCGTCTGGTGAAAGACTACGACCTTGTGATTAACATCCTCAAGGCCGATATCAACCCGCACAAGGAAGGGTATGTAGTTCTGGAGCTCAGCGGCGATTCCGAAAACTACAACCGGGGCCTGGAATATTTAAGGAACCTGGGGGTGGAAATCGAGCCTTTAAGCGGAACCATTGCCTGGAACCCTGAGCGCTGTTTGCAGTGCGGGGCCTGCACCTCTTTTTGCCCGACCGGTGCTCTTTACCTGACCCGTCCGGAGATGGAGGTTCATTTTGACGGCTCGAGGTGCATTGTATGTGAAAGCTGTTTGGATGTTTGCATGGCCCGGGCTGTAGAAGTGCGTTTTTAA
- a CDS encoding UPF0280 family protein — protein MEYLERTYRNRVRGRGLVSFHVCSKESDLLISVDRASFVPELPGVALSLLNECRRELEEFLLRDPEFGRALEPYPVSPKAPRLARMMAAAAARAGVGPMAAVAGAIAEVVGRRLLRYVEEVIVENGGDIFLKALSPRTVGIFAGASPLSERVGLLVRPSPGFYGICTSSGTVGPSLSFGRADAAVVVGSTAALADAVATALGNRVQTAADFPAALNFACQIRGVLGAVVIQGDKLGALGKIELVPLSG, from the coding sequence ATGGAGTATCTGGAAAGAACTTACCGAAACCGGGTCAGGGGGAGGGGCCTGGTTTCTTTTCATGTTTGTTCTAAGGAATCTGACTTGCTGATCAGCGTTGACCGGGCCAGCTTCGTTCCTGAACTGCCGGGGGTTGCCCTTTCTCTGCTCAACGAATGCCGGCGCGAACTGGAGGAGTTTCTGCTCCGGGACCCCGAATTCGGCCGGGCTCTTGAGCCCTATCCCGTGAGTCCGAAGGCTCCCCGGCTTGCAAGGATGATGGCCGCTGCCGCAGCCCGGGCCGGAGTGGGCCCGATGGCTGCCGTTGCCGGAGCAATTGCGGAGGTGGTCGGCCGGAGGCTCCTTCGCTATGTGGAGGAAGTGATCGTGGAAAACGGGGGGGATATTTTTTTAAAGGCCCTCTCTCCCAGAACGGTGGGAATTTTTGCGGGTGCCTCTCCCCTTTCGGAAAGGGTTGGGCTGCTCGTCCGGCCTTCCCCCGGCTTTTATGGAATCTGCACCTCTTCCGGGACGGTGGGGCCCTCCTTGAGTTTTGGGCGCGCCGATGCTGCGGTTGTGGTGGGTTCGACAGCGGCCCTGGCAGATGCCGTGGCCACCGCCCTGGGCAACAGGGTTCAAACCGCGGCTGATTTTCCGGCTGCCCTTAACTTTGCCTGTCAGATCCGGGGGGTCCTGGGTGCGGTGGTAATTCAGGGAGACAAACTCGGTGCACTGGGGAAGATCGAACTGGTTCCCCTCTCTGGTTGA
- the nadE gene encoding NAD(+) synthase: protein MREQFKEAELARLLVDWLRKKGEEAGAAGVVFGLSGGLDSAVVGALCRRAYPDTSLALILPCHSNPRDLQDAELVAQTFQLKKKVIPLDPVYDCLLANLDPPPGEAQTGFCRMALANLKPRLRMLVLYYYANLNNYLVVGTGNRSELAVGYFTKYGDGGVDLLPLGNLVKSQVRALASYLGVPERIILKPPSAGLWENQTDEGEMGISYALLDRYLLEGEAPPEAKEKIEEMKRRSEHKRRLPPVPPF, encoded by the coding sequence ATGCGGGAGCAGTTTAAGGAGGCAGAGCTGGCCCGATTGCTGGTGGACTGGCTCCGAAAAAAGGGAGAGGAAGCCGGAGCTGCCGGGGTGGTTTTCGGCTTGAGCGGCGGTCTTGACTCTGCGGTGGTCGGGGCCTTGTGCAGGAGGGCCTATCCCGATACCTCGCTGGCACTCATCCTGCCCTGCCACAGCAACCCCCGGGACCTGCAGGATGCCGAACTCGTCGCGCAAACCTTTCAGTTGAAGAAAAAGGTGATTCCTTTGGATCCCGTTTACGATTGCTTGCTGGCGAATCTGGATCCCCCTCCAGGTGAAGCCCAAACCGGCTTCTGCCGGATGGCCCTTGCCAACCTGAAGCCCCGCCTGCGCATGCTGGTCTTGTATTACTACGCAAATCTGAATAATTATCTTGTGGTGGGAACCGGCAACAGGAGCGAGCTTGCGGTGGGGTATTTCACGAAGTACGGAGATGGGGGAGTCGATCTTCTTCCCCTGGGCAATCTCGTGAAAAGTCAGGTCAGGGCGCTGGCTTCTTACCTTGGTGTGCCGGAGCGGATCATTTTAAAGCCGCCCAGCGCCGGATTGTGGGAAAATCAAACGGACGAAGGGGAAATGGGAATTTCCTACGCTCTGCTCGACCGTTATCTTTTAGAGGGTGAAGCACCTCCAGAAGCAAAAGAAAAAATCGAAGAAATGAAGCGGCGCAGCGAACATAAAAGGAGGCTCCCGCCTGTTCCCCCTTTTTAA
- a CDS encoding YebC/PmpR family DNA-binding transcriptional regulator → MAGHSKWANIKHRKAKVDAQRGRLFTKLGRAIVAAARQGGGDPNVNQALKLAIARAREMNMPMENINRAIMRATGEMEGESYEEVTYEGYAPGGVALLLKILTDNRNRTASEIRHLFSRHGGSLGETGCVAWMFEMKGFLVIPKENIPGDEEELMLFLIEAGAEDVKEEGSTIEVVTAPQDLEKMKAVLTERGVKFSLAEVTMVPKTTVPITDPETAEKVLKLMDVLEDHDDVQHVYANFDIPEELMDRLEQ, encoded by the coding sequence ATGGCCGGTCACTCCAAATGGGCCAACATTAAGCACCGGAAGGCAAAGGTCGACGCGCAGCGGGGGCGCCTCTTTACGAAGCTGGGGCGCGCCATCGTTGCCGCGGCCCGGCAGGGAGGCGGAGATCCCAACGTGAATCAGGCTCTGAAGCTCGCGATTGCCCGGGCGCGGGAAATGAACATGCCGATGGAAAACATCAACCGGGCGATTATGCGGGCGACAGGGGAGATGGAAGGGGAAAGCTACGAAGAAGTTACCTATGAAGGGTACGCTCCAGGTGGCGTTGCCCTCCTCCTGAAGATTTTGACCGACAACCGCAACCGGACGGCCTCGGAGATCCGCCACCTCTTCTCCAGGCACGGCGGAAGCCTGGGAGAAACAGGCTGCGTGGCATGGATGTTTGAGATGAAGGGTTTCCTGGTTATCCCGAAAGAGAACATTCCCGGGGACGAAGAGGAGCTGATGCTCTTTTTGATCGAGGCGGGTGCCGAAGATGTGAAAGAAGAGGGAAGCACCATCGAAGTGGTGACTGCACCCCAGGATTTGGAAAAGATGAAGGCTGTTCTCACCGAGCGGGGAGTGAAGTTTTCACTTGCTGAAGTGACGATGGTGCCCAAAACAACGGTTCCGATTACCGATCCCGAGACCGCGGAAAAGGTCCTGAAGCTGATGGATGTGCTGGAGGACCATGACGATGTGCAGCACGTTTATGCGAATTTCGATATTCCGGAAGAGCTTATGGACCGGTTAGAGCAGTAA
- a CDS encoding DUF1819 family protein encodes MKSDHLSVRYCNSPFRDTLPHYSARHTSAGALVKEAHLVFKALSQGMSIPQVRTAVLNGSLIPKKSFETRRTIWRALHRRYFANMPPWVVTELAKAAAAGNPSTPRFLSLLYLHFALRDRLTFDFVTGPLWDKWYNGLTHVNRGEVLIFLDAAGEKYPEIKRWRESSRNKVASNVLSSLRDFGLLRGVQQKHIQKPPVPIETAYHLFLILTAEGLKGRTVLEAPAWKLFLWSESDVGVAFLELSQQGRLRYERAGQTVILEAKEFPVDWR; translated from the coding sequence TTGAAGAGCGATCACTTATCAGTACGATACTGTAATTCACCCTTTAGGGATACTTTACCTCATTATTCCGCGCGACATACGTCAGCCGGGGCTCTTGTTAAAGAAGCTCACCTGGTTTTCAAAGCCCTCAGCCAAGGGATGTCGATACCACAAGTGAGGACCGCGGTGTTAAACGGGAGTCTCATACCCAAGAAATCCTTCGAAACACGCCGGACGATTTGGCGGGCCTTGCACCGCCGCTATTTTGCTAATATGCCGCCGTGGGTTGTTACGGAACTTGCAAAAGCGGCTGCGGCAGGCAATCCTTCGACACCCCGCTTTTTGTCCCTGCTCTACCTTCACTTTGCACTGCGTGACCGGCTCACTTTTGATTTTGTTACCGGCCCACTTTGGGATAAGTGGTACAATGGGTTAACCCACGTAAATCGTGGGGAGGTTTTAATTTTTCTAGATGCGGCAGGAGAGAAATATCCGGAAATTAAGCGGTGGCGCGAGAGCAGCCGAAATAAAGTAGCGTCAAACGTTCTTTCCTCCCTGAGAGATTTTGGGTTGCTCCGGGGGGTGCAACAGAAGCACATTCAAAAGCCACCGGTTCCTATCGAAACGGCTTACCATTTGTTCTTAATCCTGACCGCCGAAGGTTTGAAAGGCCGTACCGTTCTGGAGGCACCGGCGTGGAAGCTTTTTCTTTGGAGCGAAAGCGATGTCGGTGTTGCCTTCCTTGAGCTCTCCCAACAAGGGCGGCTTCGCTATGAGCGCGCAGGCCAGACTGTAATACTTGAAGCCAAAGAATTTCCGGTGGATTGGCGGTGA